A single window of Sphaerodactylus townsendi isolate TG3544 linkage group LG05, MPM_Stown_v2.3, whole genome shotgun sequence DNA harbors:
- the ELF3 gene encoding ETS-related transcription factor Elf-3 isoform X2, which yields MAGSCEISNLLSNYISAMYQSEEVPADTDLLTHLEDDDNLPPPLSNINVPTETTGRPTWYGEMPHCWSKSQVLDWISYHVEKNKYDASAIDFSCCNMDGNTLCQYTRDQLGLIFGPLGDELYEHLHEITSVPDELGWIMSVLDSNPLETFGNTCCQEEEMKLANLFSPPDFYFPGAMSPDSSGSLTGTMSQSPHSQDSGGSDLELDPIDMKHSPFSDDDYKKDLKKRKRGRPRKVSKENRDCLETKKSKHSAPRGIHLWEFIRDILIHPEMNEGLLKWEDRREGIFKFLRSEAVAQLWGQKKKNNSMTYEKLSRAMRYYYKREILERVDGRRLVYKFGKNSSGWKEEEVQERS from the exons ATGGCAGGATCCTGTGAGATCAGCAATCTCCTTTCAAACTACATCTCTGCCATGTACCAGTCAGAGGAAGTTCCTGCAGACACAGACCTGCTGACCCACCTTGAGGATGATGATAATCTTCCTCCCCCACTGTCTAACATAAacgtgccaacagaaacaactg GCAGACCCACATGGTATGGTGAGATGCCCCATTGCTGGAGCAAGTCTCAAGTCCTGGACTGGATCAGCTACCACGTGGAGAAGAACAAGTATGACGCCAGTGCCATTGACTTCTCCTGTTGCAACATGGATGGCAACACCCTTTGCCAGTACACACGGGACCAGCTTGGGCTCATCTTCGGACCCCTGGGTGACGAACTGTATGAACACCTGCATGAAATCA CTTCAGTCCCAGATGAACTAGGATGGATTATGTCCGTGCTGGACTCCAACCCCTTAG AAACTTTTGGAAACACTTGCTgtcaggaggaggagatgaaattAGCAAACCTTTTCTCACCGCCTGACTTCTACTTCCCTGGAGCCATGTCACCAGACAGTTCTGGGTCTCTCACAG GGACTATGTCCCAGAGCCCTCACTCTCAGGACTCCGGTGGAAGTGACCTTGAACTTGACCCCATAGATATGAAGCACAGTCCCTTTTCCGATG ACGACTATAAAAAAGATCTCAAAAAGCGGAAAAGGGGACGTCCCAGGAAAGTCAGCAAGGAGAACAGAGACTGCCTGGAGACCAAAAAGAGCAAACACT CAGCCCCAAGAGGCATCCACCTGTGGGAATTCATCCGGGACATCCTAATTCACCCAGAGATGAACGAGGGGTTGCTGAAATGGGAAGACCGCCGAGAAGGCATTTTCAAGTTTCTACGCTCTGAGGCGGTGGCTCAGCTGtggggacagaagaagaagaacaacagcaTGACTTACGAGAAGCTGAGCCGAGCCATGAG GTATTACTACAAGCGGGAGATCCTTGAGCGAGTGGATGGTCGGCGGCTTGTGTACAAGTTTGGGAAGAACTCCAGCGGGTGGAAGGAGGAAGAGGTGCAAGAAAGAAGCTAA
- the ELF3 gene encoding ETS-related transcription factor Elf-3 isoform X1 — protein MAGSCEISNLLSNYISAMYQSEEVPADTDLLTHLEDDDNLPPPLSNINVPTETTGRPTWYGEMPHCWSKSQVLDWISYHVEKNKYDASAIDFSCCNMDGNTLCQYTRDQLGLIFGPLGDELYEHLHEITSVPDELGWIMSVLDSNPLAETFGNTCCQEEEMKLANLFSPPDFYFPGAMSPDSSGSLTGTMSQSPHSQDSGGSDLELDPIDMKHSPFSDDDYKKDLKKRKRGRPRKVSKENRDCLETKKSKHSAPRGIHLWEFIRDILIHPEMNEGLLKWEDRREGIFKFLRSEAVAQLWGQKKKNNSMTYEKLSRAMRYYYKREILERVDGRRLVYKFGKNSSGWKEEEVQERS, from the exons ATGGCAGGATCCTGTGAGATCAGCAATCTCCTTTCAAACTACATCTCTGCCATGTACCAGTCAGAGGAAGTTCCTGCAGACACAGACCTGCTGACCCACCTTGAGGATGATGATAATCTTCCTCCCCCACTGTCTAACATAAacgtgccaacagaaacaactg GCAGACCCACATGGTATGGTGAGATGCCCCATTGCTGGAGCAAGTCTCAAGTCCTGGACTGGATCAGCTACCACGTGGAGAAGAACAAGTATGACGCCAGTGCCATTGACTTCTCCTGTTGCAACATGGATGGCAACACCCTTTGCCAGTACACACGGGACCAGCTTGGGCTCATCTTCGGACCCCTGGGTGACGAACTGTATGAACACCTGCATGAAATCA CTTCAGTCCCAGATGAACTAGGATGGATTATGTCCGTGCTGGACTCCAACCCCTTAG CAGAAACTTTTGGAAACACTTGCTgtcaggaggaggagatgaaattAGCAAACCTTTTCTCACCGCCTGACTTCTACTTCCCTGGAGCCATGTCACCAGACAGTTCTGGGTCTCTCACAG GGACTATGTCCCAGAGCCCTCACTCTCAGGACTCCGGTGGAAGTGACCTTGAACTTGACCCCATAGATATGAAGCACAGTCCCTTTTCCGATG ACGACTATAAAAAAGATCTCAAAAAGCGGAAAAGGGGACGTCCCAGGAAAGTCAGCAAGGAGAACAGAGACTGCCTGGAGACCAAAAAGAGCAAACACT CAGCCCCAAGAGGCATCCACCTGTGGGAATTCATCCGGGACATCCTAATTCACCCAGAGATGAACGAGGGGTTGCTGAAATGGGAAGACCGCCGAGAAGGCATTTTCAAGTTTCTACGCTCTGAGGCGGTGGCTCAGCTGtggggacagaagaagaagaacaacagcaTGACTTACGAGAAGCTGAGCCGAGCCATGAG GTATTACTACAAGCGGGAGATCCTTGAGCGAGTGGATGGTCGGCGGCTTGTGTACAAGTTTGGGAAGAACTCCAGCGGGTGGAAGGAGGAAGAGGTGCAAGAAAGAAGCTAA
- the ELF3 gene encoding ETS-related transcription factor Elf-3 isoform X3, which translates to MAGSCEISNLLSNYISAMYQSEEVPADTDLLTHLEDDDNLPPPLSNINVPTETTGRPTWYGEMPHCWSKSQVLDWISYHVEKNKYDASAIDFSCCNMDGNTLCQYTRDQLGLIFGPLGDELYEHLHEITSVPDELGWIMSVLDSNPLAETFGNTCCQEEEMKLANLFSPPDFYFPGAMSPDSSGSLTGTMSQSPHSQDSGGSDLELDPIDMKHSPFSDDDYKKDLKKRKRGRPRKVSKENRDCLETKKSKHSPRGIHLWEFIRDILIHPEMNEGLLKWEDRREGIFKFLRSEAVAQLWGQKKKNNSMTYEKLSRAMRYYYKREILERVDGRRLVYKFGKNSSGWKEEEVQERS; encoded by the exons ATGGCAGGATCCTGTGAGATCAGCAATCTCCTTTCAAACTACATCTCTGCCATGTACCAGTCAGAGGAAGTTCCTGCAGACACAGACCTGCTGACCCACCTTGAGGATGATGATAATCTTCCTCCCCCACTGTCTAACATAAacgtgccaacagaaacaactg GCAGACCCACATGGTATGGTGAGATGCCCCATTGCTGGAGCAAGTCTCAAGTCCTGGACTGGATCAGCTACCACGTGGAGAAGAACAAGTATGACGCCAGTGCCATTGACTTCTCCTGTTGCAACATGGATGGCAACACCCTTTGCCAGTACACACGGGACCAGCTTGGGCTCATCTTCGGACCCCTGGGTGACGAACTGTATGAACACCTGCATGAAATCA CTTCAGTCCCAGATGAACTAGGATGGATTATGTCCGTGCTGGACTCCAACCCCTTAG CAGAAACTTTTGGAAACACTTGCTgtcaggaggaggagatgaaattAGCAAACCTTTTCTCACCGCCTGACTTCTACTTCCCTGGAGCCATGTCACCAGACAGTTCTGGGTCTCTCACAG GGACTATGTCCCAGAGCCCTCACTCTCAGGACTCCGGTGGAAGTGACCTTGAACTTGACCCCATAGATATGAAGCACAGTCCCTTTTCCGATG ACGACTATAAAAAAGATCTCAAAAAGCGGAAAAGGGGACGTCCCAGGAAAGTCAGCAAGGAGAACAGAGACTGCCTGGAGACCAAAAAGAGCAAACACT CCCCAAGAGGCATCCACCTGTGGGAATTCATCCGGGACATCCTAATTCACCCAGAGATGAACGAGGGGTTGCTGAAATGGGAAGACCGCCGAGAAGGCATTTTCAAGTTTCTACGCTCTGAGGCGGTGGCTCAGCTGtggggacagaagaagaagaacaacagcaTGACTTACGAGAAGCTGAGCCGAGCCATGAG GTATTACTACAAGCGGGAGATCCTTGAGCGAGTGGATGGTCGGCGGCTTGTGTACAAGTTTGGGAAGAACTCCAGCGGGTGGAAGGAGGAAGAGGTGCAAGAAAGAAGCTAA
- the ELF3 gene encoding ETS-related transcription factor Elf-3 isoform X4 produces the protein MAGSCEISNLLSNYISAMYQSEEVPADTDLLTHLEDDDNLPPPLSNINVPTETTGRPTWYGEMPHCWSKSQVLDWISYHVEKNKYDASAIDFSCCNMDGNTLCQYTRDQLGLIFGPLGDELYEHLHEITSVPDELGWIMSVLDSNPLETFGNTCCQEEEMKLANLFSPPDFYFPGAMSPDSSGSLTGTMSQSPHSQDSGGSDLELDPIDMKHSPFSDDDYKKDLKKRKRGRPRKVSKENRDCLETKKSKHSPRGIHLWEFIRDILIHPEMNEGLLKWEDRREGIFKFLRSEAVAQLWGQKKKNNSMTYEKLSRAMRYYYKREILERVDGRRLVYKFGKNSSGWKEEEVQERS, from the exons ATGGCAGGATCCTGTGAGATCAGCAATCTCCTTTCAAACTACATCTCTGCCATGTACCAGTCAGAGGAAGTTCCTGCAGACACAGACCTGCTGACCCACCTTGAGGATGATGATAATCTTCCTCCCCCACTGTCTAACATAAacgtgccaacagaaacaactg GCAGACCCACATGGTATGGTGAGATGCCCCATTGCTGGAGCAAGTCTCAAGTCCTGGACTGGATCAGCTACCACGTGGAGAAGAACAAGTATGACGCCAGTGCCATTGACTTCTCCTGTTGCAACATGGATGGCAACACCCTTTGCCAGTACACACGGGACCAGCTTGGGCTCATCTTCGGACCCCTGGGTGACGAACTGTATGAACACCTGCATGAAATCA CTTCAGTCCCAGATGAACTAGGATGGATTATGTCCGTGCTGGACTCCAACCCCTTAG AAACTTTTGGAAACACTTGCTgtcaggaggaggagatgaaattAGCAAACCTTTTCTCACCGCCTGACTTCTACTTCCCTGGAGCCATGTCACCAGACAGTTCTGGGTCTCTCACAG GGACTATGTCCCAGAGCCCTCACTCTCAGGACTCCGGTGGAAGTGACCTTGAACTTGACCCCATAGATATGAAGCACAGTCCCTTTTCCGATG ACGACTATAAAAAAGATCTCAAAAAGCGGAAAAGGGGACGTCCCAGGAAAGTCAGCAAGGAGAACAGAGACTGCCTGGAGACCAAAAAGAGCAAACACT CCCCAAGAGGCATCCACCTGTGGGAATTCATCCGGGACATCCTAATTCACCCAGAGATGAACGAGGGGTTGCTGAAATGGGAAGACCGCCGAGAAGGCATTTTCAAGTTTCTACGCTCTGAGGCGGTGGCTCAGCTGtggggacagaagaagaagaacaacagcaTGACTTACGAGAAGCTGAGCCGAGCCATGAG GTATTACTACAAGCGGGAGATCCTTGAGCGAGTGGATGGTCGGCGGCTTGTGTACAAGTTTGGGAAGAACTCCAGCGGGTGGAAGGAGGAAGAGGTGCAAGAAAGAAGCTAA